In candidate division TA06 bacterium, the following are encoded in one genomic region:
- a CDS encoding late competence development ComFB family protein, translated as MPKLTNYMERIVKDELSRVMLSRPGICCCRVCQLDVTALALNQLPSQYVVSEGGHIHTMVNMAHDQLKTQVLVAIVNAINSVSTHPRHKQKRGLNILTRR; from the coding sequence ATGCCCAAACTCACCAACTACATGGAACGGATAGTCAAGGATGAGCTTTCCCGGGTGATGCTGTCCCGGCCCGGGATCTGTTGCTGCCGGGTCTGCCAGCTGGACGTGACGGCCCTGGCCCTGAATCAGCTCCCGTCGCAATACGTGGTCAGCGAGGGAGGCCACATCCACACCATGGTCAACATGGCCCACGACCAGTTGAAAACCCAGGTGCTGGTGGCCATCGTCAACGCCATCAATTCGGTCAGCACCCATCCCCGGCACAAGCAGAAAAGAGGGCTTAACATCCTCACCCGGCGCTGA
- a CDS encoding PorV/PorQ family protein, with translation MKKTILLLAVFSAAAAVAPAQDCGFSFLRLPLKAKAVAMGEALAGASDDPAGLPYNPAGLSLIKSRQGSAGYTNYAADIQAGSLNYVQPWDQWGTYSAGISYLNSGSIKETTMDMPTGTGNTFSYNTLALSLGYGRVISSQLFAGAALKGIYDKVQEYSAAAVAVDLGVLYEIDMEQAAKILLKAKGRHNYGSSLTAGFSALNLGVAAKAFVNEKEKLPLTFRGGLAYRPVLNRLTVALALSKAIDAGVKGQLGLEYFVKDALALRLGYNGTMGGIKTGSDLDDFTGLACGLGICIKKYRLDVAYAPMGGLGNPLRADISVEF, from the coding sequence ATGAAGAAGACCATCCTGTTACTGGCGGTATTCTCCGCAGCTGCGGCGGTGGCCCCGGCCCAGGATTGCGGCTTCTCGTTTTTGCGCCTGCCCTTAAAAGCCAAGGCCGTGGCCATGGGCGAGGCCCTGGCCGGCGCCTCCGACGACCCGGCCGGCCTGCCCTATAACCCAGCCGGACTGTCGCTGATAAAATCCCGGCAGGGCTCGGCCGGCTACACCAATTATGCCGCCGATATCCAGGCCGGCAGTTTAAACTATGTCCAGCCCTGGGATCAATGGGGAACCTACAGCGCCGGGATCTCCTACCTCAACAGCGGCTCCATCAAAGAGACCACCATGGACATGCCCACCGGCACCGGAAACACCTTCAGCTACAATACCCTGGCCCTGTCGCTGGGATACGGTCGGGTCATCAGTTCCCAGCTTTTTGCCGGGGCCGCGCTGAAAGGGATTTACGACAAGGTGCAGGAATATTCGGCCGCCGCGGTGGCGGTGGATCTGGGCGTTCTATATGAAATTGACATGGAACAGGCGGCTAAAATTCTATTAAAAGCCAAGGGCCGCCACAATTACGGCAGCAGCCTGACCGCCGGATTCTCGGCGCTGAACCTGGGAGTGGCCGCCAAGGCCTTCGTCAACGAAAAGGAGAAACTGCCCCTGACCTTCCGGGGCGGACTGGCCTACCGTCCGGTCCTGAACCGCCTGACCGTGGCCCTGGCACTCTCCAAGGCCATAGATGCCGGGGTCAAGGGCCAGCTGGGTCTGGAATATTTTGTGAAGGATGCGTTGGCCCTGCGGCTGGGATACAACGGCACCATGGGAGGCATCAAGACCGGCTCCGATCTGGACGACTTTACCGGGCTGGCCTGCGGACTGGGGATCTGCATCAAAAAATACCGGTTAGATGTGGCTTACGCCCCGATGGGCGGGCTGGGTAATCCCTTGCGGGCAGATATCTCAGTTGAGTTTTAA
- the fusA gene encoding elongation factor G, whose product MKTYTAEKIHNLALAGHGGCGKTTLAEALMHLARPAERLGRVDDGNTMFDFDPDEVARKISISSSLAACEYGDHKINIIDTPGYADFAGEVKAGIRVADCAVIVVQAVSGIEVGTDKTWKYADELNLPRALFITRIKKEHSDFYRTLEQAQDMFGNHLTALTLPLGEQVNLKGVIDLTRMKACSEENGKYAEAELPAELADTAKKFRERLVEAAAETDDALMEKYLGGEALTEAEIANGLRSGIANQKIVPVFAGDGYFEIGIKSFASIVNASFPTAANLQTVSAVKASSDEEVTVKCDPAGQPLAFIFKTSIEPHAGNLNFFRVYSGSVETGIELYNCSRGKAEKFGQLFYPLGKERSEASKIVTGDIGIAVKLKDSGTGDTIGQKAHPYLLPAIIQPKASISIAVEPKSKDDEGKLTTGLSKIRDEDPTFGYGYVPEIRQTLIYGLGELHLDLMVGRLKRKYNVEVTLFKPRIPYRETITKKVEHSEYKHKKQTGGHGQYGHVVLRLEPLPRGSGFEFEDAIVGGVIPNNFIPSVEKGVRAAMNEGAVAGYHIVDVKATLHFGSYHPVDSAGTSFEIAAVHALKKGVLDASPVLLEPVMKIEVMAPEEFAGQVMGDLNSRRGRIQGMESAKGMQVVKATVPQGEMYKYSIALRSMTQGRGSFEMEFSHYEDVPFETTQKIIAEAQKEKGEKK is encoded by the coding sequence TTGAAAACCTACACTGCCGAAAAGATCCACAACTTAGCGCTGGCCGGTCATGGCGGCTGCGGAAAAACAACTTTGGCCGAGGCTTTGATGCATCTGGCCCGGCCGGCCGAGCGGCTGGGGCGGGTGGACGACGGCAACACCATGTTCGATTTTGATCCCGATGAGGTGGCCCGCAAGATCTCCATCTCCTCCAGCCTGGCGGCCTGCGAATACGGGGACCACAAGATAAACATCATCGACACCCCGGGCTATGCCGACTTCGCCGGCGAGGTCAAGGCCGGCATCAGGGTGGCCGACTGCGCCGTGATCGTGGTCCAGGCGGTTTCGGGCATCGAAGTGGGCACCGACAAGACCTGGAAATACGCCGACGAGCTGAACCTGCCCCGGGCCCTGTTCATTACCCGGATCAAAAAGGAGCACTCCGACTTTTACCGAACACTGGAACAGGCCCAGGACATGTTCGGCAATCACCTGACCGCCCTGACCCTGCCCTTGGGCGAGCAGGTAAATCTCAAAGGAGTGATAGACCTGACCCGGATGAAGGCCTGCTCCGAGGAGAACGGCAAATACGCCGAGGCCGAGCTCCCGGCCGAGCTGGCTGACACGGCCAAGAAATTCCGGGAACGGCTGGTGGAAGCCGCGGCCGAGACCGACGACGCCCTGATGGAGAAATACCTGGGAGGCGAGGCCCTGACCGAGGCCGAGATAGCCAATGGTTTAAGGTCCGGCATCGCCAACCAGAAGATAGTGCCGGTGTTCGCCGGCGACGGTTATTTTGAAATAGGCATCAAATCATTTGCCTCCATAGTCAATGCTTCCTTCCCGACGGCCGCTAACCTTCAAACGGTCAGCGCGGTCAAGGCCAGCAGCGACGAGGAGGTCACGGTCAAGTGCGACCCGGCCGGGCAGCCGTTGGCCTTCATATTCAAGACCTCCATCGAGCCCCATGCCGGTAACCTGAATTTCTTCCGGGTCTATTCCGGGTCGGTGGAAACCGGCATCGAGCTTTACAACTGCTCCCGGGGCAAGGCCGAGAAATTCGGCCAATTATTCTATCCCCTGGGCAAGGAGCGGAGCGAAGCCTCAAAGATCGTCACCGGCGACATCGGGATCGCGGTCAAATTAAAAGATTCCGGCACCGGAGACACCATCGGCCAGAAAGCACATCCCTACTTGCTGCCGGCCATCATCCAGCCCAAGGCCTCCATCTCCATCGCGGTGGAGCCAAAATCCAAGGACGACGAAGGCAAGCTGACCACCGGCCTTTCCAAGATCCGGGACGAGGATCCCACCTTCGGCTACGGCTACGTGCCGGAGATCCGCCAGACCCTGATCTACGGCCTGGGCGAGCTTCACCTGGACCTGATGGTGGGCCGCCTGAAGCGGAAGTATAATGTGGAGGTCACCCTGTTCAAGCCCCGCATTCCCTACCGCGAGACCATCACCAAGAAGGTGGAGCATTCCGAATACAAGCATAAAAAGCAGACCGGCGGTCACGGCCAGTACGGTCACGTGGTGCTACGGTTGGAGCCGCTGCCCCGGGGCTCGGGATTTGAGTTTGAGGACGCCATCGTGGGCGGGGTCATCCCCAATAACTTCATTCCCTCGGTGGAAAAGGGGGTGCGGGCGGCCATGAACGAGGGGGCGGTGGCCGGTTATCATATAGTGGATGTCAAGGCCACCCTGCATTTCGGCTCCTACCATCCGGTGGATTCGGCCGGCACCAGTTTTGAGATTGCGGCGGTCCATGCCCTTAAGAAAGGCGTGCTGGACGCCAGCCCGGTGCTGTTGGAACCGGTGATGAAAATAGAAGTGATGGCTCCCGAAGAGTTCGCCGGCCAGGTGATGGGCGACCTCAACTCCCGGCGGGGCCGGATCCAGGGGATGGAATCGGCCAAGGGGATGCAGGTGGTCAAGGCCACCGTGCCCCAGGGCGAGATGTACAAGTATTCCATCGCGCTGCGCTCCATGACCCAGGGTCGGGGCAGCTTTGAGATGGAGTTCTCGCATTACGAGGACGTGCCTTTCGAAACCACCCAGAAGATCATAGCCGAGGCCCAGAAGGAAAAAGGGGAGAAGAAATAA
- a CDS encoding SPOR domain-containing protein yields MKHKILLAVALPLLLAGCFGNKQEVQKPLGEPVAEAPAKTPFPEQPPVPAPAPQDNSGMTVLSGSKGPVQQVYGWRVQLFVSGSIENARRVAEEARWKFEDQQIYISESLPYYKVQAGNCLTRQDADNLKTRAKVLGYQGSFVVEMDLTR; encoded by the coding sequence ATGAAACACAAAATTCTTTTGGCTGTGGCCCTGCCCCTGCTTTTAGCAGGATGTTTCGGCAACAAGCAGGAAGTTCAAAAGCCTTTGGGCGAACCGGTGGCCGAGGCTCCGGCCAAGACCCCCTTCCCGGAACAACCGCCCGTTCCCGCCCCGGCCCCGCAGGATAACTCGGGCATGACAGTGCTTTCCGGCAGCAAGGGCCCAGTGCAGCAGGTCTACGGATGGAGGGTGCAGTTGTTCGTCTCCGGCTCCATCGAGAATGCCCGCCGGGTGGCCGAGGAAGCCCGCTGGAAATTCGAGGACCAGCAGATTTACATCTCCGAATCCCTGCCTTATTACAAGGTCCAGGCCGGCAACTGCCTGACCCGCCAGGATGCCGACAATCTTAAAACCCGGGCCAAAGTCCTGGGCTATCAGGGATCGTTTGTGGTGGAGATGGATCTTACCCGCTGA